One Sphingopyxis fribergensis genomic region harbors:
- a CDS encoding acyl-CoA dehydrogenase C-terminal domain-containing protein codes for MTIYTAPVADISFLLRRVFGFDAIMASLPGYEEVNTELAVTIMEEAGKFATSVLEPLNRPGDEEGCTLENGVVTTPSGVAAAYLAFAEAGWCSLSGDPAYGGQGLPRVLQILLDEILSSANLSFGLFPGLTRGAAEAIGHHASAELKAAFLPKMISGEWTGAMALTESSAGTDLGLLSTRAVPNADGSFAITGTKIFISSGDQDFGGNIVHLVLARLPDAPKGVKGISLFLAPKFLVNADGSLGARNSMSVGALERKMGIHAQPTCLMNYDGATGWLVGQPGRGLNAMFTMMNAERLFVGIQGLGIAEAANQKAVAYAKERLQGGGSDGTPGPVAIIDHPDVRKMLLSGRAFAEGARALAIWTALQMDIADRHTDAAVRKEADLLVALMTPVVKAAFTDFGFETAVASQQVLGGHGYIREWGMEQYVRDARIAQIYEGTNGVQAMDLVGRKLALDGGTLTQRFFALIRAELDAALPTAGEGLVAPVAQALARLERVTQRLAGSGGGAELGAAATDYLRLFALVSFGWMWVRMAAAVPALDEATAVEVRKTALARFFVERMLPQTLGLEAALASGASSLMALDADAF; via the coding sequence ATGACTATTTATACCGCTCCCGTCGCGGATATCTCCTTCCTGCTGCGGCGGGTGTTCGGCTTCGACGCGATCATGGCCAGCCTACCTGGCTATGAGGAGGTGAATACAGAGCTCGCCGTCACTATTATGGAGGAGGCTGGCAAGTTCGCAACCAGTGTACTGGAGCCGCTGAACCGCCCAGGTGACGAGGAGGGCTGCACGCTCGAAAACGGTGTCGTCACCACCCCCAGCGGCGTTGCTGCCGCTTACCTCGCTTTCGCGGAGGCTGGCTGGTGCTCGCTCTCGGGCGACCCTGCCTATGGTGGCCAGGGTCTGCCGCGGGTGCTACAGATTCTGCTCGACGAGATATTGTCCTCGGCCAACCTGTCCTTCGGACTGTTTCCCGGCCTCACCCGCGGGGCGGCAGAAGCCATCGGCCATCATGCTTCAGCGGAATTGAAGGCAGCCTTCCTGCCGAAGATGATCTCCGGCGAGTGGACTGGCGCCATGGCGCTGACGGAGTCCTCCGCCGGAACCGACCTTGGCTTGCTTTCGACCCGGGCCGTGCCGAACGCTGACGGCTCCTTCGCTATCACCGGCACGAAGATTTTCATTTCCTCCGGCGATCAGGATTTCGGCGGCAACATCGTCCATCTGGTGCTTGCCCGCCTGCCGGACGCGCCCAAGGGCGTGAAAGGCATCAGCCTGTTCCTCGCCCCGAAATTCCTGGTGAATGCCGACGGCAGCCTTGGTGCACGCAATTCCATGAGCGTCGGTGCACTGGAGCGCAAGATGGGCATTCATGCGCAGCCCACCTGTTTGATGAACTATGATGGCGCTACCGGCTGGCTGGTGGGACAGCCGGGCCGCGGACTGAATGCCATGTTCACTATGATGAACGCGGAACGGCTGTTCGTCGGCATCCAGGGCCTCGGCATCGCCGAAGCAGCCAATCAGAAGGCCGTCGCCTATGCCAAGGAGCGCCTGCAGGGCGGCGGCAGCGACGGCACGCCAGGCCCAGTGGCAATTATCGACCATCCCGACGTGCGCAAGATGCTGCTGTCGGGGCGCGCCTTCGCCGAAGGCGCGCGCGCCCTCGCGATATGGACGGCGCTGCAGATGGATATCGCCGACCGCCATACGGATGCCGCAGTGCGAAAGGAGGCTGACCTCCTCGTGGCGCTCATGACGCCGGTGGTAAAGGCCGCCTTCACCGATTTCGGCTTCGAGACCGCGGTGGCCTCCCAGCAGGTGCTGGGGGGGCACGGCTACATCCGCGAATGGGGAATGGAGCAGTATGTGCGCGATGCCCGCATCGCCCAGATCTACGAAGGCACCAATGGCGTTCAGGCCATGGACCTCGTGGGACGCAAGCTCGCCCTCGACGGCGGCACGCTGACCCAACGCTTCTTCGCCCTGATCCGCGCAGAACTCGACGCCGCGCTGCCAACCGCCGGTGAAGGGCTGGTGGCGCCCGTGGCGCAAGCCCTGGCGCGGCTGGAGCGGGTGACGCAGCGCCTCGCCGGGAGTGGCGGTGGAGCGGAACTGGGTGCGGCGGCCACTGACTATCTGCGCCTGTTCGCTCTCGTCTCCTTCGGCTGGATGTGGGTGCGCATGGCCGCCGCCGTGCCGGCCCTGGACGAGGCGACGGCTGTGGAAGTGCGCAAGACCGCCCTTGCCCGCTTCTTCGTAGAGCGCATGCTGCCGCAGACGCTCGGCCTGGAAGCCGCACTCGCCAGCGGCGCGTCCTCGCTCATGGCGCTCGACGCCGACGCCTTTTGA
- a CDS encoding long-chain-fatty-acid--CoA ligase, translating to MLGTMMDVPLLVSGILRHAEAYHGDAEVVSATMEGGLHRYTYADLARRSRQLASALARMGLETGDRVGTLAWNDYRHMELYYSVSGSGFVCHTINPRLFREQIAYIIEHAGDSVLFFDLTFLPVIEELADQLNGLKAVVAMTDTAHMPESDILAQKLPDLKCYETLIDGEQDSFDWPSFDENTASGLCYTSGTTGDPKGVLYSHRSSVLHAMAITAPDALGLSANDVVCPIVPMFHVNAWGLPFAVPMVGAKLVLPGARLDGASLYALFEAEGVSSTAGVPTVWLGLLDWMDGHAKEFTSLKRVIIGGSAVPAIMISRFHHKGVEVRQAWGMTETSPLGLSAALKPKHRLLPAEDRLALECKQGRPVFGMEFRVVGGEGREVTHDGRSFGSMLVRGPWVAAAYFNAAAGSAHEQYPGWFDTGDVVTIDKDGFIQIVDRTKDVVKSGGEWISSIDLENIAQAHPAIKEAAIVARPDTRWGERPVLVAVLKPGAEFSRAEMRAHYKGKTSKWCVPDDLIIVDELPHTATGKLSKKDIRQIVLEDPRTFSSEWRT from the coding sequence ATGCTCGGAACCATGATGGACGTGCCGCTGCTGGTGTCAGGGATACTGAGGCATGCTGAGGCGTATCACGGTGACGCCGAAGTCGTATCCGCCACGATGGAAGGCGGCCTCCACCGCTACACCTACGCGGACCTCGCCCGGCGCAGCCGACAGCTCGCGAGTGCGCTCGCGCGCATGGGTCTGGAGACCGGAGACCGCGTCGGCACGCTGGCGTGGAACGACTATCGGCACATGGAACTGTATTACAGCGTGTCCGGGTCCGGCTTCGTGTGCCACACCATCAACCCACGGCTATTCCGCGAGCAGATAGCCTACATCATCGAGCATGCTGGTGACAGCGTGCTGTTCTTCGACCTCACCTTCCTGCCCGTCATCGAGGAACTGGCGGACCAGTTGAATGGCCTGAAGGCGGTGGTGGCGATGACAGACACAGCGCACATGCCTGAATCCGACATCCTCGCGCAGAAGCTGCCAGACCTGAAGTGCTACGAGACCCTCATCGACGGCGAGCAGGACAGCTTCGACTGGCCAAGCTTCGACGAGAACACTGCCTCCGGCCTGTGCTACACCTCGGGCACCACGGGTGACCCCAAGGGCGTGCTCTATTCCCACCGCTCCAGCGTGCTGCACGCTATGGCCATCACTGCGCCGGATGCGCTGGGGCTCTCTGCCAATGACGTGGTGTGCCCCATCGTCCCCATGTTCCATGTAAATGCATGGGGCCTGCCCTTTGCAGTGCCCATGGTGGGCGCCAAGCTGGTACTGCCCGGCGCGCGGCTCGACGGGGCGAGCCTGTACGCATTGTTCGAGGCGGAGGGCGTCTCGTCCACCGCCGGCGTGCCCACCGTGTGGCTCGGCCTCTTGGATTGGATGGACGGCCACGCCAAAGAGTTTACCTCTCTCAAGCGGGTGATCATCGGCGGGTCGGCGGTACCAGCCATCATGATCAGTCGATTTCACCACAAGGGGGTGGAGGTGCGACAGGCCTGGGGCATGACGGAGACCAGCCCTCTGGGCCTTTCCGCGGCGCTGAAGCCCAAGCACCGTCTCCTGCCCGCAGAGGATCGTTTGGCGCTGGAATGCAAGCAGGGCCGGCCGGTGTTCGGCATGGAGTTCCGTGTGGTCGGCGGCGAAGGGCGCGAGGTGACGCACGATGGCAGGAGCTTCGGCTCGATGCTGGTGCGTGGACCGTGGGTGGCCGCGGCCTATTTCAACGCCGCCGCTGGCTCCGCCCACGAGCAGTATCCAGGCTGGTTCGACACCGGCGACGTGGTGACCATAGACAAGGACGGTTTCATCCAGATTGTCGACCGCACCAAGGACGTTGTGAAATCCGGTGGCGAGTGGATCTCCTCAATCGATCTGGAAAACATCGCCCAAGCTCACCCAGCCATAAAGGAGGCGGCCATCGTCGCCCGGCCGGACACCCGTTGGGGAGAGCGCCCGGTGCTGGTGGCAGTGCTGAAGCCCGGTGCCGAATTTAGCCGTGCCGAAATGCGTGCCCATTACAAGGGCAAGACCTCCAAGTGGTGCGTGCCGGATGATCTTATCATCGTTGACGAACTGCCGCACACCGCCACCGGCAAGCTCTCCAAAAAGGACATCCGGCAAATTGTATTGGAAGACCCTCGTACCTTTTCCTCGGAGTGGCGAACATGA
- a CDS encoding efflux RND transporter permease subunit yields the protein MTEAPLNLAGRLAKTFITSKLTIVFLLASLLLGTLAVALTPREENPQIVVPGAMVTVALPGATAEEVDRLVVAPLEGVLSEMTGVDHSYGVAQPGVGMVQVQFKVGQPPEDSLVKLYNRVIANRGRLPADAGIPLIQAVDADDVPIVTVTLASPTYDDYGLKRLADSVAERLRSTPGVSVVSVYGGRNREIDVAFDPVRLQAFSISLAEARGALAASDVGLNLSGPVEAGKLERLRYAGELGSAAAVRDLVIGVRNGRTIKIGDVATVSDGPRDEIMHLSRFAFAAGDPRAKLGEGEMPAVTIAVAKKKGENAVTVSEAVANRVERMQASFIPRAVHVVTTRDDGQKADEAVDGLMEHLAIALITVSFIMLLFLGWREALIVSVTVPVIFSITLGADLLGGVTINRITLFALILALGLLVDASIVVIENIHRHYHGHSTAAKEDVTVLATNEIGGATNLATFAVMLVFAALLLVTGMAGDYFYPIAYNVPIAMLASIVVAYIVTPWAANRWVKRPAPTGGILDDGSEAESEANTHEERKPDKLRDVYLWLIKPLQERSSARRALMIGAILALLLSAAQGGWQFIRPSGVGGPVPPLGVAMGFLPKDNKNTFNIVITMVEASPVENTARMVHEIDGLLAADPLVTNYQNWIGQAGVPDFNGLMQGSSLRTGENVAEIRVNLVDKQHRSESSIMLVRELRTKVDAIRARYPGAQVRLVEDPPGPPVRATVLAELHGEDLVGLRRLAKQVEAEFAKTYDMVDISNSEPTDVAQWRFVPDREKAALSGVSAADIANVLGLVYDGQVVGRAHIDPERNPVPIRAYVPRAEQPAPSQLEGLYVTGREGRQIPLAELVRRTPTEADKPIQRKDNERVIFIGGELSHSVPVYAVLDLNRRLSRMHAPDGQPLAIGNLSLSEAAPDIINGYQLLWNGEMRMTLDIYRDMLMALGAALTAVYFLLVAYYKSFLIPLIAMSAVPLGIIGIFPGHWLLGTDFSATSIVGIIALSGVVIRNSLLIIDFIQDNQKHGMPLAEAARMAGAVRLRPILLTTLAIVLGSAIMLPDPVFGGLAISLIFGTLASTALTIFVVPLLYERFLRI from the coding sequence CGTCGGCATGGTGCAGGTCCAGTTCAAGGTCGGCCAGCCGCCCGAAGATTCGCTGGTCAAGCTTTACAACCGGGTGATCGCCAACCGTGGCCGGCTTCCAGCGGACGCGGGTATCCCGTTGATCCAGGCCGTCGACGCCGACGACGTGCCCATCGTCACCGTGACGCTCGCTTCCCCCACCTATGACGATTACGGGCTCAAGCGACTGGCGGATTCGGTGGCCGAACGGCTTCGGAGCACGCCAGGCGTCTCGGTGGTGTCCGTCTATGGTGGCCGCAACCGCGAGATTGATGTCGCCTTCGATCCGGTCCGGCTCCAAGCCTTCTCGATATCGCTCGCCGAAGCGCGTGGAGCGTTGGCCGCCTCCGATGTAGGCCTTAACCTGTCGGGACCGGTGGAGGCGGGCAAACTCGAACGACTACGCTATGCCGGCGAACTGGGATCGGCGGCAGCGGTTCGTGACTTGGTGATCGGCGTGCGCAACGGCCGCACGATCAAGATCGGCGATGTCGCCACGGTGTCGGACGGCCCGCGCGACGAGATCATGCATCTCAGCCGCTTCGCCTTCGCGGCTGGCGACCCTCGCGCCAAGCTGGGCGAAGGCGAAATGCCCGCGGTCACCATCGCCGTGGCGAAGAAAAAGGGTGAGAATGCCGTCACCGTGTCCGAAGCCGTGGCCAACCGAGTCGAACGGATGCAGGCGAGCTTCATCCCCCGCGCGGTCCATGTCGTCACCACCCGGGACGACGGCCAGAAAGCCGACGAGGCCGTCGACGGGCTGATGGAGCATCTGGCGATCGCGCTCATCACCGTCAGCTTCATCATGCTGCTGTTCCTCGGCTGGCGCGAGGCGCTGATCGTTTCGGTGACGGTGCCCGTCATCTTCTCGATCACCCTTGGCGCCGATCTGCTTGGCGGGGTGACGATCAACCGCATCACTCTGTTCGCGCTGATCCTGGCGCTGGGCTTGCTGGTCGATGCGTCGATCGTCGTCATCGAGAACATCCACCGCCATTATCATGGCCACTCTACGGCCGCGAAGGAGGACGTGACCGTCCTCGCCACCAACGAAATCGGCGGCGCCACCAATCTCGCGACCTTTGCCGTGATGCTGGTGTTCGCGGCGCTGCTGCTCGTGACCGGCATGGCTGGCGATTATTTCTACCCCATCGCCTACAATGTCCCGATCGCGATGCTCGCCTCCATCGTCGTCGCCTATATCGTCACCCCATGGGCGGCGAACCGCTGGGTCAAGCGACCGGCTCCGACCGGCGGCATATTGGATGATGGAAGCGAGGCAGAATCAGAGGCAAACACCCATGAGGAGCGCAAGCCCGACAAGTTGCGGGACGTCTATCTCTGGCTGATCAAGCCGTTGCAGGAGCGTTCGAGCGCGCGCCGGGCCCTGATGATCGGTGCAATCCTCGCTCTGCTCCTATCGGCGGCGCAAGGCGGTTGGCAGTTCATCCGCCCATCCGGCGTGGGCGGGCCAGTGCCCCCGCTCGGCGTCGCCATGGGCTTTCTGCCCAAGGACAACAAGAACACCTTCAACATCGTCATCACCATGGTCGAAGCCAGCCCGGTCGAAAACACGGCCAGGATGGTCCATGAGATCGACGGACTTCTTGCCGCTGATCCGCTGGTGACGAACTATCAGAACTGGATCGGACAGGCCGGCGTCCCGGATTTCAATGGGCTGATGCAGGGCAGCTCGCTTCGAACGGGCGAGAATGTCGCCGAAATCCGCGTCAACCTTGTGGACAAGCAACATCGTTCGGAAAGTTCGATCATGCTTGTTCGCGAGTTGCGCACGAAGGTCGATGCCATCCGTGCCCGTTATCCGGGCGCCCAGGTGAGGCTGGTCGAAGATCCGCCGGGGCCGCCTGTGCGCGCCACGGTATTGGCGGAGTTACACGGCGAGGATCTGGTAGGCCTGCGTCGACTGGCTAAACAGGTCGAAGCCGAGTTTGCCAAGACCTACGACATGGTCGATATCTCAAACAGCGAGCCCACCGACGTGGCGCAATGGCGCTTCGTGCCAGACCGTGAAAAAGCGGCACTTTCCGGCGTATCGGCCGCGGATATCGCTAATGTCCTGGGCCTCGTCTACGATGGTCAGGTAGTCGGGCGCGCGCATATCGATCCTGAGCGCAATCCCGTTCCGATCCGGGCCTATGTGCCGCGAGCAGAGCAGCCTGCGCCGTCCCAACTCGAGGGTCTCTATGTGACCGGTCGGGAGGGACGTCAGATTCCGTTGGCCGAACTCGTCCGACGCACTCCGACCGAGGCCGACAAGCCGATCCAGCGTAAGGACAATGAGCGCGTGATCTTCATCGGGGGAGAACTCTCGCACAGCGTGCCGGTCTATGCCGTGCTCGATCTTAACCGCCGCTTGTCCAGGATGCACGCGCCCGACGGCCAGCCACTCGCCATCGGTAATCTCAGCCTCAGCGAGGCCGCGCCTGATATCATCAACGGCTACCAACTTCTTTGGAATGGTGAAATGCGCATGACGCTCGATATCTACCGCGACATGCTGATGGCGCTCGGCGCTGCGCTGACCGCAGTCTATTTCCTGCTCGTCGCCTATTACAAGTCGTTCCTCATTCCGCTGATCGCGATGTCCGCTGTGCCACTCGGGATCATTGGTATCTTTCCGGGGCACTGGCTGCTGGGTACCGACTTCTCCGCGACCTCGATCGTCGGCATCATCGCACTCTCCGGCGTGGTGATCCGTAACTCGCTGCTCATTATCGACTTCATTCAGGACAACCAGAAGCATGGCATGCCTCTCGCGGAGGCTGCCCGCATGGCCGGCGCCGTGCGCCTGCGCCCGATCCTGCTGACTACGCTTGCCATTGTGCTGGGCTCGGCCATCATGCTTCCCGACCCCGTGTTCGGCGGCCTCGCCATCTCGCTTATCTTCGGTACGCTTGCCTCGACCGCGCTCACCATCTTTGTCGTACCCCTTCTTTACGAGAGGTTCTTGCGGATATGA